One genomic region from Pseudomonas sp. R5-89-07 encodes:
- a CDS encoding nucleobase:cation symporter-2 family protein — protein sequence MTIPKASPQRPEDENLGVAANMAYGLQHVLTMYGGIVAVPLIVGQAAGLSPADIGLLIAASLFAGGLATLLQTLGLPFFGCQLPLVQGVSFAGVATMVAIVGSDGAGGVPAILGAVMAASFIGLLITPVFSRITKFFPPLVTGIVITTIGLTLMPVAARWAMGGNSRAADFGSMSNIGLAALTLVLVLLLSKIGSAAISRLSILLAMVIGTVIAVFLGMADFSAVTQGPMFGFPTPFHFGMPTFHVAAIISMCIVVMVTLVETSADILAVGEIIDTKVDSKRLGNGLRADMLSSMFAPIFGSFTQSAFAQNVGLVAVTGVKSRFVVATGGVFLVVLGLLPFMGRVIAAVPTSVLGGAGIVLFGTVAASGIRTLSKVDYRNNMNLIIVATSIGFGMIPIAAPSFYDQFPSWFATIFHSGISSSAIMAILLNLTFNHFTAGNSDQQSVFVAGTERSLCFRDVAALRDGDYYRGGKLFDAEGKEIPLVADTLRKASKPEPTEV from the coding sequence GGCCCGAAGATGAAAATCTAGGCGTCGCCGCCAACATGGCTTACGGCCTGCAGCATGTGCTCACCATGTACGGCGGCATCGTTGCCGTACCGTTGATCGTCGGCCAGGCGGCCGGGTTGTCGCCTGCGGATATCGGCCTGCTGATCGCCGCGTCATTGTTTGCCGGTGGCCTGGCGACGCTGTTGCAAACCCTGGGTTTGCCGTTCTTCGGTTGCCAGTTGCCGCTGGTACAGGGTGTGTCGTTCGCGGGTGTGGCGACGATGGTGGCGATCGTCGGCAGCGACGGGGCAGGGGGCGTGCCAGCGATTCTCGGCGCGGTGATGGCTGCGTCGTTCATTGGTTTGCTGATCACCCCGGTGTTCTCGCGCATTACCAAATTCTTCCCGCCGTTGGTGACGGGCATCGTGATTACTACCATCGGCCTGACCCTGATGCCCGTGGCGGCGCGCTGGGCCATGGGTGGCAACAGTCGCGCGGCGGATTTCGGCAGCATGTCGAATATCGGCCTGGCTGCGCTGACGCTGGTGTTGGTGCTGCTGCTGAGCAAAATCGGCAGTGCAGCGATCTCGCGCTTGTCGATTTTGCTCGCGATGGTGATCGGCACGGTGATCGCGGTGTTCCTGGGCATGGCCGACTTCTCTGCCGTCACCCAGGGGCCCATGTTCGGCTTCCCCACGCCTTTCCATTTCGGCATGCCGACCTTTCACGTGGCGGCGATCATCTCCATGTGCATCGTGGTGATGGTCACGCTGGTGGAAACCTCGGCGGACATCCTGGCGGTGGGCGAGATCATCGACACTAAAGTCGACTCCAAACGCCTCGGCAACGGCCTGCGCGCCGACATGCTGTCGAGCATGTTCGCGCCGATCTTTGGTTCATTCACGCAAAGTGCGTTCGCCCAGAACGTCGGCCTGGTGGCGGTTACCGGGGTGAAGAGTCGGTTTGTGGTGGCAACCGGCGGGGTGTTCCTGGTGGTGCTTGGCTTGCTGCCGTTCATGGGCCGGGTGATTGCCGCCGTGCCCACCTCGGTGCTTGGCGGTGCCGGCATTGTGCTGTTCGGCACAGTGGCGGCCAGCGGCATTCGCACGCTGTCCAAGGTGGATTACCGCAACAACATGAACCTGATCATCGTGGCCACGAGTATTGGTTTCGGCATGATTCCCATCGCCGCACCCAGCTTCTACGACCAATTTCCCAGCTGGTTCGCGACCATTTTCCATTCGGGCATCAGCTCGTCGGCGATCATGGCGATCTTGCTGAACCTGACGTTCAACCATTTCACCGCCGGTAACTCAGACCAGCAGTCGGTATTCGTGGCGGGCACCGAGCGCAGTTTGTGCTTTCGCGATGTGGCTGCGTTGCGCGATGGGGATTACTACCGAGGTGGGAAGTTGTTCGATGCCGAGGGCAAGGAGATTCCGTTGGTGGCGGATACTTTGAGAAAAGCATCAAAGCCTGAGCCCACCGAGGTCTAA
- a CDS encoding proline iminopeptidase-family hydrolase, giving the protein MEFIDKVREGYAPFGAYQTWYRITGDLSTGRTPLVIIHGGPGCTHDYVDAFKDVAASGHAVIHYDQLGNGRSTHLPEKPSAFWTIGLFLDELNNLLDHLQISDNYAILGQSWGGMLGSEHAILQPKGLRAFIPANSPTCMRTWVSEANRLRKLLPEGVHETLLKHEATGNYQDPEYQAASRIFYDQHVCRVNPWPEEVARTFAQVDADPTVYHAMSGPTEFHVIGSLKDWNVMGRLSAIQVPTLVISGRHDEATPLVVKPFLDEIASVRWALFEDSSHMPHVEERQACMGTVVKFLDEVCSVQHTALKAG; this is encoded by the coding sequence ATGGAATTCATCGACAAAGTCCGCGAAGGCTACGCGCCCTTCGGCGCCTATCAGACCTGGTATCGCATCACGGGTGACCTGAGCACGGGCCGCACCCCGCTGGTGATCATCCATGGCGGCCCTGGCTGCACCCACGATTACGTCGACGCGTTCAAGGATGTTGCCGCCAGCGGCCATGCGGTCATTCATTACGACCAGTTGGGTAACGGTCGCTCCACGCATTTACCTGAAAAACCTTCTGCGTTCTGGACCATCGGCCTGTTCCTCGACGAGTTGAACAACCTGCTCGACCACCTGCAAATCAGCGACAACTACGCGATCCTCGGGCAGTCCTGGGGCGGCATGCTCGGCAGCGAGCACGCAATCTTGCAGCCCAAGGGCCTGCGCGCCTTTATCCCGGCCAATTCACCAACGTGCATGCGCACCTGGGTCAGCGAGGCCAACCGCCTGCGCAAATTATTGCCCGAAGGTGTGCATGAAACCTTGCTCAAGCATGAGGCCACTGGCAACTACCAGGACCCGGAATACCAGGCCGCCTCGCGGATTTTCTACGATCAGCACGTTTGCCGCGTCAACCCGTGGCCGGAAGAAGTGGCACGCACTTTTGCCCAGGTCGACGCCGACCCCACGGTGTACCACGCCATGAGCGGCCCGACCGAGTTCCATGTGATCGGCAGCTTGAAGGACTGGAACGTGATGGGTCGCCTTTCGGCCATCCAGGTGCCAACCCTGGTGATCTCCGGCCGTCATGACGAAGCCACGCCGCTGGTGGTCAAGCCGTTCCTGGATGAAATCGCGAGTGTACGCTGGGCGCTGTTCGAAGACTCCAGCCACATGCCCCATGTGGAAGAACGCCAGGCGTGCATGGGGACGGTGGTGAAGTTTCTGGATGAGGTGTGCTCAGTGCAGCACACGGCCCTTAAAGCTGGCTAA
- a CDS encoding LuxR family transcriptional regulator, with protein MLAKLTAFNNRLMPGRSLDEQMDNTFILAQQLGFDALVYDYTPVPIDLNGALITPSVLQLRNTPTDWHALWCSEGFYQIDPVQHLALSSVSPFVWSYEAKAETALQKIIDPCHAPVSSYLHEQQLTCGVSVPIHLPRGGFASLTGLRTGKASTVLKDAQQTLSDFSVISHALQEAAYPLFNKALRTYPHIHLTKRERECLKWAADGLTAAEIATQLSRSLAVVTLHLASAMHKLGAKNRVQAVVRATHYRLLDD; from the coding sequence ATGCTGGCCAAGCTAACTGCCTTCAATAATCGTCTGATGCCGGGCAGGAGCCTGGACGAGCAGATGGACAATACGTTTATCCTCGCCCAACAGCTGGGCTTCGATGCGCTGGTGTACGACTACACGCCGGTGCCCATCGACCTCAATGGTGCGCTGATCACGCCCTCGGTGCTGCAACTGCGCAACACGCCGACCGATTGGCACGCCTTGTGGTGCAGCGAGGGGTTCTACCAGATCGACCCGGTGCAACACCTGGCCCTGAGCAGCGTATCGCCTTTTGTCTGGTCTTATGAGGCCAAGGCCGAAACTGCACTGCAAAAGATCATCGACCCCTGCCATGCACCGGTTTCTTCCTACCTGCACGAACAGCAGCTGACCTGCGGCGTCAGCGTACCAATCCACTTGCCCCGCGGGGGCTTCGCCTCGCTGACTGGCTTGCGCACCGGCAAGGCGAGCACGGTATTGAAGGATGCACAGCAGACCTTGTCGGATTTCAGCGTGATCAGCCATGCGTTACAGGAGGCGGCTTATCCTTTGTTTAACAAAGCGTTGCGCACCTATCCGCATATCCACCTGACCAAACGCGAGCGCGAGTGCCTGAAATGGGCCGCCGACGGTTTGACCGCGGCCGAGATTGCCACGCAATTGAGCCGCTCGCTGGCGGTGGTCACCCTGCACCTGGCCTCCGCCATGCACAAACTGGGGGCCAAGAACCGTGTGCAGGCGGTGGTGCGGGCTACGCATTACCGGTTGCTGGACGATTGA
- a CDS encoding proline iminopeptidase-family hydrolase, translated as MWREIAPDQQYNVQVDGHNLVVYSFGEGDEVLLCLNGGPGLPCDYLRDAHGWLKEHNLRVVAFDQLGTGASARPDDVSLWEIGRYVEEVETVRQALGLGRVHLLGHSWGGWLGIEYAVHYPDHLKSLILENTVGDIPHLSQELERLRGALGSETVAMMQRHEAMGTLDHPQYQAAITLLNYRHVCRLDEWPEPVKRSLGDWNMGPYETMQGPNEFLYVGNLKDWNRIPEMACFSMPMLITTGQHDELTPACAMRMKMAARHAELHVFPNSSHMPFYEEPQAYFPVLLDFLARHRG; from the coding sequence ATGTGGCGTGAAATTGCCCCCGACCAGCAGTACAACGTGCAAGTCGACGGCCATAACCTCGTGGTCTACAGCTTTGGCGAAGGCGATGAGGTGCTGCTGTGCCTCAACGGCGGCCCGGGCCTGCCGTGTGATTACTTGCGCGACGCCCATGGCTGGCTCAAAGAACACAACCTGCGAGTGGTTGCATTCGACCAGCTTGGCACGGGCGCATCAGCCAGACCGGACGACGTTTCGCTGTGGGAAATCGGCCGTTATGTCGAAGAAGTCGAAACCGTCCGCCAGGCCCTGGGCCTGGGCCGCGTGCACCTGCTCGGGCATTCCTGGGGCGGTTGGCTGGGCATCGAGTACGCCGTTCATTACCCCGACCACCTGAAAAGCCTGATCCTGGAAAACACGGTGGGCGATATTCCTCACCTGTCCCAGGAACTTGAGCGCCTGCGCGGCGCCCTCGGCAGCGAAACCGTGGCCATGATGCAGCGTCATGAAGCCATGGGCACCCTCGACCACCCGCAGTATCAAGCCGCCATCACCTTGCTCAACTACCGCCACGTTTGCCGCCTGGATGAATGGCCGGAACCGGTCAAACGCTCCCTCGGCGACTGGAACATGGGGCCCTACGAGACCATGCAGGGCCCCAACGAATTCCTGTATGTCGGCAACCTCAAGGACTGGAACCGCATCCCCGAAATGGCCTGTTTCAGCATGCCGATGCTGATCACCACCGGCCAGCACGACGAACTCACGCCGGCCTGCGCCATGCGCATGAAGATGGCGGCCCGGCACGCCGAATTGCACGTATTTCCCAACAGCAGCCATATGCCGTTCTACGAAGAACCCCAGGCGTATTTCCCGGTGCTGCTGGATTTTCTCGCCCGTCACCGAGGCTGA
- a CDS encoding ABC transporter permease, which produces MNLARYRFVLSRPLQLLPVLLGISLITFVLVRSIPGDPARALLGSRSTPDALLKIRAQYGLDEPLWLQYFYFLKNLLKGDLGQSLLYKVDALKLIVTRIEPTLVLVLGSVVLALLIAVPLATLAARNKGGWTDNLIRVFTTVGLGMPAFWLGLMLILLLSVQWGLFPVSGYGRTWLDKAHHMVLPCLTIALALSAVLVRNLRASMLVELQADHVTAARARGLSEAAVFRRHVMPNSLVPAVNLLAVNIGWLISGTVVIESLFAIPGIGQLLVRGIFTRDYMVVQGVAMVLACATVVVNFVADVVTVALDPRVKMQ; this is translated from the coding sequence ATGAACCTGGCGCGCTACCGTTTTGTGCTGTCCCGGCCCCTGCAATTGTTGCCGGTGCTGCTGGGCATCAGTTTGATCACCTTCGTGCTGGTGCGCTCGATCCCGGGGGATCCGGCGCGTGCGCTGCTGGGCTCGCGCAGTACGCCGGACGCGTTGCTGAAAATCCGCGCCCAGTACGGCCTCGATGAGCCATTGTGGCTGCAGTACTTCTACTTTCTGAAAAACCTGCTCAAGGGCGACCTCGGCCAATCGCTGTTGTACAAGGTCGACGCCCTCAAGTTGATCGTCACCCGTATCGAGCCGACCTTGGTGCTGGTGCTCGGCAGCGTGGTGCTGGCGCTGCTGATCGCGGTGCCGCTGGCAACCCTGGCGGCGCGCAATAAAGGTGGCTGGACAGACAACCTGATCCGCGTCTTCACCACGGTCGGCCTGGGCATGCCGGCGTTCTGGCTGGGCCTGATGCTGATCCTGCTGCTGAGCGTGCAATGGGGCCTGTTTCCGGTGTCCGGCTATGGTCGCACCTGGCTGGACAAGGCCCACCACATGGTGCTGCCGTGCCTGACCATTGCGCTGGCGCTGTCGGCGGTGCTGGTGCGTAACTTGCGCGCCAGCATGCTGGTGGAACTGCAGGCTGACCATGTTACCGCTGCACGGGCGCGGGGGCTGTCTGAAGCCGCGGTGTTCCGCCGGCATGTCATGCCCAACTCGCTGGTGCCGGCGGTCAACCTGCTGGCCGTGAATATCGGCTGGCTGATCAGCGGCACGGTGGTCATCGAAAGCCTGTTCGCTATTCCCGGCATCGGCCAATTGCTGGTGCGCGGGATTTTTACCCGCGACTACATGGTGGTGCAGGGCGTGGCGATGGTGCTGGCCTGCGCGACGGTGGTGGTCAACTTCGTTGCCGATGTGGTGACGGTGGCCCTCGACCCACGGGTGAAGATGCAATGA
- a CDS encoding ABC transporter permease: MNRRLLMSPWRLRLRFGFRNGRLTAAWGLLILLAWLTLALFAPWIAPYDPIAQNTDMSLLAPGAAHPFGTDNYGRDILSRVIWGARIDLQLAIVGVIFPFMIGTFIGAVSGYIGGRFDTVCMRVIDVVLAFPFLVLMLAIMAILGPGLQSFYIAMALVGWVSYARLIRSQILVLKESDFALAAKSLGFGHGRILFRHLLPNALFGSIVFSMSDAVLVLLNGAAVSYLGLGVQPPTAEWGTMVAEGQAFITTAWWICTFPGLAIVTLAMGFSLLADGVAQVLGDRA; the protein is encoded by the coding sequence ATGAACCGTCGCCTGTTGATGAGCCCCTGGCGCTTGCGCCTGCGCTTCGGGTTTCGTAATGGTCGGCTGACCGCCGCGTGGGGCCTGCTGATACTGCTTGCGTGGTTGACCCTGGCGCTGTTCGCGCCGTGGATCGCGCCGTACGACCCGATTGCGCAGAACACCGACATGAGCCTGCTGGCCCCCGGTGCTGCACACCCGTTCGGCACGGACAACTACGGCCGCGACATTCTTTCGCGGGTGATCTGGGGCGCGCGCATCGACCTGCAACTGGCGATTGTCGGGGTGATCTTCCCGTTCATGATCGGCACCTTCATCGGCGCAGTGTCCGGCTATATCGGCGGGCGCTTCGACACGGTGTGCATGCGCGTGATCGATGTGGTCCTGGCGTTTCCATTTTTGGTGCTGATGTTGGCGATCATGGCCATCCTTGGGCCTGGCTTGCAGAGCTTTTACATCGCCATGGCGCTGGTGGGCTGGGTGTCGTATGCGCGGTTGATCCGCTCGCAGATCCTGGTGCTCAAGGAAAGCGACTTTGCCCTGGCCGCCAAGAGCCTGGGGTTTGGTCATGGGCGCATTCTGTTCCGGCATTTACTGCCCAATGCGCTGTTTGGCTCGATTGTATTTTCCATGTCCGACGCGGTGCTGGTGCTGCTCAACGGTGCCGCCGTGAGCTACCTGGGCCTGGGCGTGCAACCACCCACCGCCGAATGGGGAACGATGGTCGCCGAGGGCCAGGCCTTTATCACCACCGCCTGGTGGATTTGCACCTTCCCGGGGTTGGCCATCGTGACCCTGGCCATGGGCTTCAGCCTGCTGGCCGACGGTGTGGCCCAAGTGTTGGGGGATCGGGCATGA